The Larus michahellis chromosome 2, bLarMic1.1, whole genome shotgun sequence genome window below encodes:
- the NOL7 gene encoding U3 small nucleolar RNA-associated protein NOL7, translating into MAPGKKAAAAKGKRGLPAALLSPPSSEDEAPEEVSFGAAREVAETERKLMGEAARRHQELLKEKRRRRQELFVEQKRRKLLPEAVLQELAAAPPARPEGQDAADDPGEQCGGGAAKQRQGQVEEQDQAQRQVKKAKQRKVVRPKGNYTAVRLKDQSLTGLHQQLAKDFLNTQLYGPDTNRVQANEFFSLENKRDPVKKAAVQFVDKSWGQEKKLRAIRFKKRWLSTQLKKQV; encoded by the exons ATGGCGCCGGGCAAGAAAGCGGCGGCGGCGAAAGGGAAGCGTGGGCTGCCCGCTGCCCTCCTCAGCCCGCCTTCCTCGGAGGATGAGGCCCCGGAGGAGGTGTCCTTCGGCGCGGCGAGGGAGGTGGCCGAGACCGAACGGAAGCTCATGGGGGAGGCGGCCCGGAG gcaccaggagctgctgaaggagaagcggcggcggcggcaggagctgTTCGTCGAGCAGAAG AGACGGAAGCTGCTCCCCGAGGccgtgctgcaggagctggccgccgcgccgcccgcacG ACCCGAGGGACAAGATGCGGCGGACGACCCAG GTGAACAGTGTGGAGGTGGGGCTGCAAAGCAAAGACAGGGTCAAGTTGAAGAGCAGGACCAAGCCCAAAGGCAGGTGAAGAAAGCCAAGCAAAGAAAGGTTGTCAG GCCAAAAGGAAACTATACGGCTGTGCGCTTAAAAGATCAGAGTTTAACAGGCCTCCACCAACAGCTTGCCAAAGACTTTTTAAACACTCAGCTTTATGGACCAGACACCAACCGGGTACAGG caaatgaatttttttcccttgaaaacaaGAGAGACCCAGTTAAAAAAGCTGCAGTTCAGTTTGTGGACAAATCGTGGG ggcaaGAAAAAAAGCTAAGAGCAATAAGGTTTAAAAAACGTTGGCTCTCaacacagctgaagaaacaagTGTGA